In Vibrio cidicii, the DNA window TCATCCAATAGGCTCAACGCTTTGGGGATGTCACCTGCGGCCACCGCTTGTTCAATTGCGGATAAGTAGAACTGCTGCGACTCTGGCTGTGCTTTAATGGTTTTTTCTACGACTGGCGTTTGTACCGATTGTGCGGCTTCTGCCATGCGGAATGGACGCAATTTACGCGTCTCAACCTGCAACTCAATACGTCCGCCTAAACGATAGGTATAAACAGGATCAACCACCATCGGCATCACTTCACCAAATTCTTTGGCACGTACTTTCGCTGGATGGTCAACCGTCACTTGCTTGCCCAATTGATCGGCAGGGGTATAAATCACAACGTAAGGCGTTTGCTCTGCGTTGGTGGTGAATTTTTCAATATAACGGGTGCGGGTGAACGCATCGGACGGCAAAATCTGGAAATCTTGCAGTTTTAAGGTCTCAACCACCTGAAACTGTTTATCCAGCAGCAGCACTTCTGGCGCAAACACCGAATCGTCAATCATCAGACTGGAGACCGTCACCGTGACATCGCCGCTGCGCTCGCTAAAGCGAAATGCAGCAAAGTGGCTGTTGCCCGCCGCAAAAGTGCCTACTGGTGAGGCAAGATCGACATCAAACTTGAGATCTTCGTTATCGTTAAGCTGAGCATAAGGAAACTGAGCAAAGTCGCTGCAACAGACTTCGGCATTAGTCGGAGGAGTAAGCTCTGTCTGCAGCTTGGCATCCGATGCACAACCGGTAAGTAAGGCACCCAGCACAACTGCCAACAAAGAGTGTTTATTTTTCATTTTATTTCTCACTATAGGTTGTAGGATACAAAGTCAAAAAGGCAGCCCGTGGGCTGCCTTTAATACTAAATGGTTTAGAACCAAATTTCAGTGTGGACACCAAAGACAAATTGGTCTTTTCCGTTTTCGATACCAATAACACCCGCACTAGTCTCATCATCCGCTTTGATGTAGCTGATGTAAGGCTTAACTTGTGGACGACCAAAGTAATCTGAGTTTGCTGTAAATGCGGTCGCAATCTCTAAGTTGATAACTTTCGTCTCATCCGCGTCTTTTCCTCGACCCCAAGCACCTGGGTTACCAAGCTCTTCATTGCCATAAGATGCTGTCGCTTCTAGACGAACATTGTCGCTTAGTTTGTAAGAAGGACGAGCAG includes these proteins:
- a CDS encoding MalM family protein; amino-acid sequence: MKNKHSLLAVVLGALLTGCASDAKLQTELTPPTNAEVCCSDFAQFPYAQLNDNEDLKFDVDLASPVGTFAAGNSHFAAFRFSERSGDVTVTVSSLMIDDSVFAPEVLLLDKQFQVVETLKLQDFQILPSDAFTRTRYIEKFTTNAEQTPYVVIYTPADQLGKQVTVDHPAKVRAKEFGEVMPMVVDPVYTYRLGGRIELQVETRKLRPFRMAEAAQSVQTPVVEKTIKAQPESQQFYLSAIEQAVAAGDIPKALSLLDEAKALNIPGAQETFVRAVNQMK